From Anomalospiza imberbis isolate Cuckoo-Finch-1a 21T00152 chromosome 22, ASM3175350v1, whole genome shotgun sequence, a single genomic window includes:
- the GPR179 gene encoding probable G-protein coupled receptor 179 isoform X1, translating to MGPCRRALLWGFHAVLVQVAVLAAGQRPQERPPRPAGWSPAPSSSWAPTVEPGAPGDSEGSAAALAFLRTGDAERLARANCSGGVAAGAPGPGPPPALRAALRAAPEALAHAANFLNMLFQTNDIREASVAEDVEWYQALVRSLAEGHPWVRRAVLALDAHPLAPKPRLMLQATKGDGQILLQDVSSAAPSLGNLSWDNEWFNALKSQRVPALRKRVLSNDLRSLDTPKWQRGDSYVGDPGHVRWSPPFLECREGRFLPTWAVTLSSAFYGLKPDLSPEFKGVVRVDVELRDVAIDQCSSGPGWFSDTHRCDLNSTQCVPQESRGFVLGRYLCRCKPGFYRAGGVASSAWAGVAGTDGGSRLGCRPCRPGCATCEDDTPCLIQEDQVLRAAVLSCQACCMLAIFLSMLVSYHFRRSKRIRTSGIILLETILFGSLLLYFPVFILYFKPSIFRCIVLRWVRMLGFAIVYGTITLKLYRVLKVFLSRTAQRVPYVSSGRVLRMLAPILLLVLWFLAAWTIGMLENAHKNIPLVIRAQTSRGLHFSICGHDCWDYMMVIAEMLFLLWGSFLCYATRAVPSAFHEPRYMGIALHNELMVSATFHVVRFLIVPSLHPDWTLLLFFAHTHGTITMTLALLFIPKFLHSGSPLREEITAEVYEDELDMRRSGSCMNSSIASAWSEHSLDPDDIREELKKLYRQLEVHKTWRMATNNPHLAKKRSSRRSLARSILRRSGAELAESASRRSSAGDRAGTLSRRSSSAKRLVDAAGTSLRMRDESSRRRSSALRKSRSSEGPPREPRRGSPTPSPPEEPPPAAVMDLEQSDSDSLDAAPLLCKSASAQNLAGHWQRPPGRAPPLQKSHSVVTGAREAALLAARRAAREQWHGSRHLSAPAPGVPSGAATPQSPAERGSQADAAPPGDAKGHKHVTYAPIKSVSVDSAHPPRKVRVTVKKTPPPPPVRYQSLQRSGTLGDSPEPPPGPSAQAGEAEGTAGDDPERASPPAGKGRLLTPTATSAHVCPWELVQDEILGRKQKAAEAAESGTPGDIAAASPGPKQPPTKSFRSLGLAIKALNRSRGKSILKGKSEGSLRKRGSSRREKPGLAEASAVSLGGLSPDPVSKIPEGSRQSLEAPALQHNNNAATPGEAADWGDSGTGGQWDSLAAGTGDGHKGAAGPSAARGDAGTGGRLEPPSAGHQGAECPPEVARVQPQEGGEAPAVDPGEDVPGVTAEEGTLDELEGTSRSFQPRDHPEEEQPPAKPTPSSVRGAAGPKPRAEVGPPGSLGIPAGRGALLRQEAIASREDAGIPESPDKALEEGSSQPDSERVPGRSWSRAGSAQGELSPGGTRGDSSSKAGICPGKGGSEGDSQRAPGMEKPPELPKVAPEQAEGRRAEVCPWESQEQGRSVRAEICPWDTEQEGQRSPKSGEGVEQPGMELAGKPPARPKASSQRAGTTESKKANICPWEVEGELRPKTEICPWEEAAAPLGKERPRQDMHGISKGEEKVGPRAPEKGKQPPAKPLPKSPSGKSQSSEKAEICPWESQGSKSSDKAEICPWEVAAPQLQEGTAPGKERLPSREASKVLEKGSKDRESVCPWESLDTDQPLAKPQTGSSALPKEAPGKSQSSEKAELCPGNTQDVKSSSKAEICPWESQDLKSSDKAEICPWEAAAPQLEKGTAPGKEKLPGKAETKALEKGSRERDSICPWESLDTDQPLAKPQTGSSALPTAPSGRSHSSEKAEICPWEVESSSKAEICPWEVAEPPSQQPKAKQVPAGGSKGDKRITRQAALASPERSLDSRDRVSVCPWESPDTEQPLAKPQTGSSAPPKAPSGTSQSSEKADICPWEVESSSKVEICPWESQGSKSSDKAEICPWEVAAPQLQEGTAPGKERLPSREASKVLEKGSKDRQSVCPWESPDTEQPPAKSHTGSSALPTAPSGKSQSSEKAEICPWEVVSSGKSEICPWEVAAPQLEKGTGPGKEKLPPKKVSKAVEKGSRDRESICPWESLDTEELSLKSAVGKEPSKKSDSTESRKSEICPWEAAEPIGLEKEISQPDVQPKGAQRASPAGMGQLGASAVSPTLLEKSRGRSHGEAEHKPLCRLLPSIQHPGVGSSPSPGTGLAEVCPWEAGEAPAAPAKPSFDTRKSSEVCPWEEESTDPSRTCPGQGRARDGGGV from the exons ATGGGGCCGTGCCGGCGGGCGCTGCTCTGGGGCTTCCACGCGGTGCTGGTGCAGGTCGCCGTGCTCGCGGCGGGGCAGCGCCCGCAGGagcgacccccgcggccggcgGGATGGTCGCCGGCCCCCTCATCCTCGTGGGCGCCCACCGTGGAGCCGGGAGCGCCGGGGGACAGCGAGGGCTCGGCGGCAGCGCTGGCGTTCCTGCGCACGGGCGATGCCGAGCGCCTGGCCCGGGCCAACTGCAGCGGGGGTGTCGCGGCGGGGgcccccgggcccgggcccCCCCCGGCGCTGCGGGCGGCCCTGCGAGCCGCCCCCGAGGCGCTGGCCCACGCCGCCAACTTCCTCAACATGCTCTTCCAGACCAACGACATCCGCGAGGCCAGCGTGGCCGAGGACGTGGAGTGGTACCAGGCGCTGGTCCGCAGCCTGGCCGAGGGGCACCCGTGGGTGCGCAGGGCGGTGCTGGCCCTCGACGCCCACCCGCTGGCCCCCAAGCCCCGGCTGATGCTGCAGGCCACCAAGGGGGACGGCCAGATCCTGCTGCAGGACGTCTCCAGCGCCGCTCCCAGCCTGGGCAACCTCAGCTGGGACAACGAGTGGTTCAACGCCCTCAAGTCGCAGCGGGTCCCGGCGCTCCGCAAGCGGGTGCTCAGCAATGACCTGCGCAGCCTGGACACCCCCAAGTGGCAGCGGGGGGACAGCTACGTGGGGGACCCGGGCCACGTGCGGTGGTCGCCGCCGTTCCTGGAGTGCCGCGAGGGCCGCTTCCTGCCCACCTGGGCCGTCACGCTCTCCTCCGCCTTCTACGGGCTCAAGCCCGACCTCAGCCCCGAGTTCAA GGGGGTCGTGCGGGTGGACGTGGAGCTGCGGGACGTGGCCATCGACCAGTGCTCCAGCGGGCCGGGCTGGTTCTCGGACACGCATCGCTGTGACCTCAACAGCACCCAG TGCGTCCCCCAGGAGAGCCGTGGCTTCGTCCTCGGGAGGTACCTGTGCAGGTGCAAGCCGGGCTTTTACAGAGCCGGCGGAGtggccagcagtgcctgggcag gtgtggCAGGGACAGACGGGGGGTCCCGGCTGGGGTGCCGGCCGTGCCGCCCGGGCTGTGCCACCTGTGAGGACGACACGCCCTGCCTGATCCAGGAGGACCAGGTGCTGCGGGCGGCGGTGCTGTCGTGCCAGGCCTGCTGCATGCTGGCCATCTTCCTCAGCATGCTCGTGTCCTACCACTTCCGACGGAGCAAG AGGATCCGGACATCAGGAATCATCCTGCTGGAGACCATCCTCTTCGGGTCCCTCCTCCTCTACTTCCCT GTGTTCATCCTGTACTTCAAGCCGAGCATCTTCCGCTGCATCGTCCTGCGCTGGGTGCGGATGCTCGGCTTCGCCATCGTCTATGGCACCATCACCCTCAAGCTCTACAG GGTGCTGAAGGTGTTCCTGTCGCGCACGGCGCAGCGCGTTCCCTACGTGTCGAGCGGGCGGGTGCTGCGGATGCTGGCGcccatcctgctgctggtgctgtggtTCCTGGCAGCCTGGACCATCGGCATGCTGGAGAACGCCCACAAGAACATCCCGCTGGTCATCCGCGCCCAGACCAGCCGCGGCCTCCACTTCTCCATCTGCGGCCACGACTGCTGGGACTACATGATGGTCATCG CCGAGATGCTGTTCCTGCTGTGGGGCAGTTTCCTGTGCTACGCCACGCGCGCCGTGCCCTCGGCCTTCCACGAGCCCCGCTACATGGGCATCGCCCTCCACAACGAGCTCATGGTCTCTGCCACCTTCCACGTGGTCAG GTTCCTGATTGTCCCCTCGCTGCATCCGGACTGGACTCTGCTGCTCTTCTTCGCTCACACCCACGGCACCATCACCATGACCCTGGCCCTGCTCTTCATTCCCAAG TTCCTGCACTCGGGCTCGCCGCTGCGGGAGGAGATCACGGCCGAGGTGTACGAGGACGAGCTGGACATGCGGCGCTCGGGCTCCTGCATGAACAGCAGCATCGCGTCCGCCTGGAGCGAGCACAGTCTCGACCCCGATGACATTCGG gaggagctgaagaAGCTTTACCGACAGCTAGAGGTGCACAAGACGTGGCGGATGGCGACCAACAACCCGCACCTGGCCAAGAAGCGCAGCTCCCGCCGCAGCCTCGCCCGCTCCATCCTGCGCCGCAGCGGTGCCGAGCTGGCCGAGAGCGCGTCCCGCCGCAGCAGCGCCGGGGACCGGGCGGGGACCCTGTCCCGCCGCAGCTCCTCGGCCAAGCGGCTCGTGGATGCCGCCGGGACCAGCCTGAGGATGCGGGACGAAAGCTCCCGGCGCCGCTCCTCAGCCTTGCGCAAGTCCCGCAGCTCCGAGGGGCCCCCGCGGGAGCCCCGCCGAGGGTCGCCCACACCCAGCCCGCCCGAGGAGCCTCCGCCGGCGGCGGTGATGGACTTGGAGCAATCCGACAGCGACTCGCTGGACGCCGCCCCGCTCCTGTGCAAATCGGCCAGCGCCCAAAACCTGGCGGGGCACTGGCAGCGACCCCCGGGCCGCGCGCCGCCCTTGCAGAAGTCCCACAGCGTTGTCACCGGGGCGCGGGAAGCGGCGCTGCTGGCCGCCCGCAGGGCCGCCCGCGAGCAGTGGCACGGCAGCCGCCACCTCTCCGCGCcggccccgggggtccccagcGGCGCCGCGACACCGCAGAGCCCCGCCGAGAGGGGCTCGCAGGCGGacgcggccccgccgggcgaTGCCAAGGGGCACAAACATGTCACCTACGCGCCCATCAAGAGCGTCAGCGTCGACAGCGCCCACCCGCCCAGGAAGGTGCGGGTGACCGTGAAGAAAACCCCCCCTCCGCCCCCCGTCCGCTACCAGAGCCTGCAGCGCTCGGGGACGCTCGGGGACAGCCCGGAGCCACCGCCGGGCCCCTCGGCACAGGCGGGAGAGGcggaggggacagcaggggacgACCCGGAGCGCGCGTCCCCcccggcagggaagggcaggctGCTGACCCCGACGGCCACCTCGGCACACGTCTGTCCCTGGGAGCTGGTCCAGGACGAGATCCTGGGCAGGAAACAAAAAGCGGCCGAGGCAGCAGAGTCGGGGACCCCCGGTGACATAGCGGCCGCTTCCCCCGGCCCCAAGCAGCCTCCCACGAAGAGTTTCCGCAGCCTGGGACTCGCCATCAAAGCCCTCAACCGCTCCAGGGGGAAGAGCATCCTGAAAGGGAAAAGCGAGGGGAGCCTCAGGAAgagggggagcagcaggagggagaagCCCGGCCTGGCAGAGGCCTCGGCCGTGTCCCTCGGGGGACTCAGCCCAGACCCCGTGTCCAAAATCCCCGaggggagcaggcagagcctcGAGGCCCCCGCCCTCCAGCACAACAACAACGCCGCCACCCCCGGGGAAGCCGCGGActggggggacagcgggacaggaGGACAATGGGACAGCCTGGCCGCGGGGACAGGCGATGGGCACAAAGGGGCAGCGGGGCCCAGCGCTGCCCGAGGGGACGCGGGTACTGGTGGGCGTCTGGAGCCACCCAGCGCGGGCCACCAAGGAGCTGAATGTCCCCCGGAGGTGGCACGGGTACAGCCCCAGGAAGGGGGCGAGGCTCCTGCAGTGGATCCGGGGGAGGACGTTCCTGGGGTCACAGCGGAGGAAGGGACACTTGATGAGCTCGAGGGGACCAGCAGGTCCTTCCAGCCCCGGGACCACCCGGAGGAGGAGCAGCCGCCTGCGAAGCCCACCCCGAGCAGCgtgcggggcgcggcggggccgaaGCCGCGGGCTGAGGTTGGTCCGCCCGGATCGCTCGGAATCCCGGCAGGAAGGGGAGCCTTGCTGCGCCAGGAGGCGATCGCTTCCCGGGAGGACGCAGGGATCCCAGAGAGCCCGGACAAGGCGCTGGAAGAGGGGAGCAGCCAGCCCGACTCCGAGCGGGTccctggaaggagctggagcagggctgggagcgcGCAGGGAGAGCTCAGTCCTGGGGGAACGCGGGGAGATTCCAGCTCCAAAGCAGGAATCTGCCCTGGGAAGGGCGGCAGTGAGGGGGATTCTCAGCGCGCTCCGGGCATGGAAAAACCACCAGAGCTGCCGAAAGTGGCCCCGGAGCAAGCggagggcaggagggctgaggTGTGCCCGTgggaaagccaggaacagggaaGGAGTGTCCGAGCAGAAATCTGCCCCtgggacacagagcaggaagGGCAGAGATCCCCCAAAtctggagaaggtgtggagcagcctgggatggagcTCGCAGGGAAACCCCCAGCTCGGCCCAAAGCCTCATCCCAGCGGGCTGGAACCACGGAGAGCAAAAAGGCCAACATCTGTCCCTGGGAGGTGGAGGGTGAGCTGCGCCCAAAAACTGAGATCTGCCCCTGGGAAGAGGCTGCAGCTCCGCTGGGGAAGGAGAGACCGAGGCAGGACATGCATGGCATTTccaaaggggaagaaaaagtgGGGCCTAGAGCACCGGAAAAAGGAAAGCAGCCCCCAGCCAAACCTCTGCCCAAATCTCCTTCAGGGAAATCCCAGAGCTCAGAGAAGGCAGAGATCTGTCCCTGGGAATCTCAGGGCTCCAAATCCAGTGACAAAGCTGAAATCTGTCCCTGGGAGGTGGCTGCAcctcagctgcaggagggaaCAGCCCCAGGTAAGGAGAGACTCCCATCAAGAGAAGCCTCTAAAGTTCTGGAGAAGGGGAGCAAAGACCGAGAGTCCGTCTGTCCATGGGAGAGCCTGGACACGGACCAGCCCCTGGccaaaccccaaactgggagctCTGCACTTCCCAAAGAAGCTCCAGGGAAATCCCAAAGCTCAGAGAAGGCAGAGCTCTGTCCTGGGAACACTCAGGATGTTAAATCCAGCAGCAAAGCCGAGATCTGTCCCTGGGAG AGTCAGGACCTTAAATCCAGTGATAAAGCTGAAATCTGTCCCTGGGAGGCAGCTGCACCTCAGCTGGAGAAAGGAACGGCACCAGGTAAGGAGAAActcccaggaaaagcagagacCAAAGCTCTGGAGAAGgggagcagagagagggacTCGATCTGTCCTTGGGAGAGCTTGGACACAGACCAGCCCCTGGccaaaccccaaactgggagctCTGCACTGCCCACAGCTCCTTCAGGGAGATCCCACAGCTCAGAGAAGGCAGAGATCTGTCCTTGGGAGGTCGAATCCAGCAGCAAAGCCGAGATCTGTCCCTGGGAGGTGGCTGAACCTCCCTCCCAGCAGCCAAAGGCAAAGCAGGTCCCTGCTGGGGGCTCCAAGGGCGACAAGCGCATCACGCGCCAGGCAGCGCTGGCCAGCCCGGAGAGATCCCTGGACAGCAGAGACCGAGTGTCCGTCTGTCCTTGGGAGAGCCCAGACACGGAGCAGCCCCTGGccaaaccccaaactgggagctCAGCACCGCCCAAAGCACCTTCAGGGACATCCCAGAGCTCAGAGAAGGCAGACATCTGCCCTTGGGAGGTCGAATCCAGCAGCAAAGTTGAAATCTGTCCCTGGGAA TCTCAGGGCTCCAAATCCAGTGACAAAGCTGAAATCTGTCCCTGGGAGGTGGCTGCAcctcagctgcaggagggaaCAGCCCCAGGTAAGGAGAGACTCCCATCAAGAGAAGCCTCTAAAGTTCTGGAGAAGGGGAGCAAAGACCGACAGTCTGTCTGTCCATGGGAGAGCCCGGACACGGAGCAGCCCCCAGCCAAATCCCACACTGGGAGCTCAGCACTGCCCACAGCTCCTTCAGGGAAATCCCAGAGCTCAGAGAAGGCAGAGATCTGTCCTTGGGAGGTTGTATCCAGTGGCAAATCTGAAATCTGTCCCTGGGAGGTGGCTGCGCCTCAGCTGGAGAAAGGAACTGGCCCAGGTAAGGAGAAACTTCCACCAAAAAAAGTCTCCAAAGCTGTGGAGAAGGGGAGCAGAGACCGAGAGTCCATCTGTCCATGGGAGAGCCTGGACACGGAGGAGCTCTCCCTGAAATCTGCAGTGGGGAAGGAGCCATCCAAGAAATCCGACAGCACGGAGAGCAGGAAATCTGAAATTTGcccctgggaagcagcagagccCATTGGGTTGGAGAAGGAAATCTCCCAGCCAGATGTGCAGCCAAAGGGAGCCCAAAGAGCTtcccctgcagggatgggacagctgGGTGCCAGCGCTGTGTCTCCAACACTTCTGGAAAAATCCAGGGGCAGATCCCACGGGGAAGCCGAGCACAAGCCCCTGTGCCGACTCCTGCCCAGCATCCAGCACCCAGGGGtgggcagcagccccagccctggcactggcCTGGCTGAGGTTTGTCCTTGGGAAGCTGGAgaggctccagcagcacctgccaaGCCCAGTTTCGACACGAGGAAAAGCTCTGAGGTGTGTCCGTGGGAGGAGGAGAGCACGGATCCCTCCCGGAcctgccccgggcagggcagagcccggGATGGGGGTGGGGTGTGA